From Trichocoleus sp. FACHB-46, one genomic window encodes:
- a CDS encoding alpha-E domain-containing protein, whose product MLSRVADSIYWLNRYVERAENVARFIEVNLNLLLDSPPGVTQQWEPLILTTGDLPLFQQRYGEATAENVMRFLTFDRHYPNSILSCLSAARENARSVREVISSEMWQQLNAFYFMVKEAAETDSLPEWQDFFTEVKMSSHLFAGIMDATMTHGEGWHFGQIGRLLERADKTARILDVKYFILLPSAKDVGTTLDELQWMALLRSASAYEMYRKRQRHRINPTAVAEFLILDREFPRSIQFCILQAERSLHRITGTPTGTWSNPTERAVGRLRSELGYLTIDDIIEAGLHEFLDKIQRQLNDIGEKVFSTFVAVNPV is encoded by the coding sequence ATGCTCAGTCGAGTTGCAGATTCAATTTATTGGCTGAATCGCTATGTGGAACGAGCCGAAAATGTTGCTCGTTTTATTGAAGTGAATCTGAATTTATTGCTAGATTCTCCCCCTGGGGTAACTCAGCAATGGGAACCTCTAATCCTGACCACAGGTGATTTGCCTTTGTTTCAACAACGCTATGGTGAGGCGACCGCAGAGAATGTGATGCGGTTTCTCACCTTCGATCGCCACTATCCTAATTCCATCCTCTCTTGTCTGTCAGCAGCGCGCGAGAATGCCCGTTCTGTGCGTGAGGTGATCTCCTCCGAGATGTGGCAGCAGCTGAATGCCTTCTACTTTATGGTGAAAGAGGCGGCTGAGACAGATTCGCTGCCAGAGTGGCAGGACTTCTTTACTGAGGTAAAAATGTCTAGTCACTTATTCGCAGGCATCATGGATGCCACGATGACCCACGGCGAAGGTTGGCACTTTGGGCAGATTGGTCGCTTGTTAGAAAGAGCTGACAAAACAGCGCGGATTCTGGATGTGAAGTACTTCATCTTGCTCCCCTCCGCCAAAGATGTGGGCACCACCTTGGATGAGTTGCAATGGATGGCGTTGCTCAGATCAGCGAGCGCTTATGAAATGTACCGTAAGCGGCAGCGGCACCGAATCAACCCCACTGCCGTAGCGGAGTTTCTGATTCTCGATCGCGAATTTCCCCGGTCGATTCAGTTTTGCATCCTGCAAGCGGAGCGATCGCTGCATCGCATTACGGGCACCCCAACCGGAACCTGGAGCAATCCGACTGAGCGGGCAGTGGGACGGTTACGATCTGAACTCGGCTACCTGACGATTGACGACATCATTGAAGCAGGGTTACATGAGTTTTTAGATAAAATTCAGCGACAACTGAATGACATTGGCGAAAAAGTCTTTTCTACCTTTGTCGCCGTCAATCCGGTATAA
- a CDS encoding transglutaminase family protein has protein sequence MHYQIAHTTTYSYSQPVTLAPHLVRLRPRCDASQSLQSFSLVVDPKPLGISQITDLDGNAVVKLWFQQELTDRLQIQVLSQVETLRSNPFDYLMEAWALKLPIDYPASLHTQLKPYLSGQTLHYSTSLDPVAVKLAQEIHQATGGDAIAFLSELSQRIHQTCKHTIREFGEPLAPGITWAQRLGSCRDLTVLFMEACRAMGLAARFVSGYEAGDHQATERHLHAWAEVYLPGAGWRGYDPTQGLAVADHHIALVASAAPAYAAPISGTLNRAGAVQSSLKYHLSIQARTDFGLSQFATNA, from the coding sequence TTGCATTACCAAATCGCCCACACCACTACCTACAGCTACAGTCAGCCTGTGACGCTGGCTCCGCACTTGGTCAGGCTGCGTCCCCGCTGTGATGCCAGCCAATCCTTGCAGTCCTTCTCGCTGGTGGTTGATCCCAAACCACTGGGCATCTCGCAGATCACGGATTTAGATGGCAATGCGGTGGTTAAGCTGTGGTTCCAGCAAGAGTTGACCGATCGCTTGCAGATTCAAGTGTTGTCGCAAGTTGAAACCCTCCGCAGCAACCCTTTCGACTATTTGATGGAGGCTTGGGCGCTGAAGTTGCCGATTGATTATCCTGCCTCCCTCCATACACAGCTCAAACCCTACCTAAGCGGGCAAACGCTGCATTACTCCACCAGCCTTGATCCCGTCGCCGTGAAATTGGCCCAGGAGATCCATCAAGCGACTGGAGGAGATGCGATCGCGTTTCTCTCCGAGCTGAGTCAACGCATTCACCAAACCTGTAAACATACGATTCGAGAATTTGGCGAACCCCTAGCACCAGGGATCACCTGGGCGCAACGCTTAGGCTCCTGCCGCGATTTGACCGTGTTGTTTATGGAAGCTTGTCGGGCGATGGGGTTGGCGGCGCGGTTTGTCAGCGGCTACGAAGCGGGCGATCACCAAGCTACCGAGAGACATCTCCATGCTTGGGCAGAAGTATATCTCCCTGGAGCAGGCTGGCGTGGCTACGATCCCACCCAAGGTTTAGCCGTAGCCGATCATCATATTGCCTTGGTTGCCAGTGCAGCTCCAGCTTACGCAGCTCCCATTTCTGGGACGTTGAATCGAGCGGGTGCAGTGCAATCTAGCCTGAAATACCACCTATCGATTCAAGCCCGCACAGACTTTGGGCTATCCCAATTTGCCACGAATGCTTAA
- a CDS encoding peptidase has product MIACPNLLRRSLILKKVFPERLWLYNQGKFFIPEPTVTYCLGILTKFGLVMAADSRTNAGVDYISTYQKLFDLSQPGERILLLCTSGNLSVTQGALTLLRQDLQSGAEVNLHTLPNFYEIARYIGEKLRQIQEQDRSWLQQDGIDATCTVILGGQIKGQEPELYMIYSQGNCIHATKDTPFLQIGETKYGKPILDRTLTFETPLEAAAKCALLSIDSTMKSNISVGPPISLVMYEINSFRIKHELRLRIGAPYLAQIRRHWEACLRQAFECMPEIEWEHALQDSNEDIPID; this is encoded by the coding sequence GTGATCGCTTGTCCCAATCTTTTAAGGCGATCGCTCATCTTAAAAAAAGTTTTCCCAGAACGGCTCTGGCTCTACAATCAAGGAAAATTCTTCATCCCCGAACCCACCGTGACTTACTGTCTGGGAATCCTGACTAAATTTGGTTTGGTCATGGCTGCGGACTCGCGCACCAATGCTGGCGTTGACTACATCTCCACCTACCAAAAACTGTTTGACCTGTCTCAGCCCGGAGAGCGGATTCTGCTGCTCTGCACCTCAGGGAATTTGTCGGTGACGCAAGGCGCTTTAACCCTGCTGCGGCAAGACCTCCAGTCTGGGGCAGAAGTGAATCTTCATACCTTGCCCAACTTCTATGAGATTGCCCGTTACATCGGCGAAAAGCTGCGCCAAATTCAGGAGCAAGACCGCTCTTGGTTGCAGCAAGATGGCATTGATGCCACCTGTACCGTGATTCTCGGCGGACAGATCAAAGGGCAAGAGCCAGAGCTGTATATGATTTACAGTCAGGGCAACTGCATCCACGCCACTAAAGACACCCCATTTTTGCAAATCGGCGAAACTAAATATGGCAAGCCGATTCTCGATCGCACCTTGACCTTTGAGACGCCTCTAGAAGCAGCGGCTAAATGTGCCTTGCTATCGATTGACTCCACCATGAAATCCAATATCTCGGTGGGGCCGCCGATCAGCTTGGTCATGTATGAAATTAATAGCTTCCGGATCAAGCATGAACTGCGGCTCCGGATTGGCGCACCTTACTTAGCTCAAATTCGCAGACATTGGGAAGCCTGTTTGCGTCAAGCCTTTGAATGTATGCCAGAGATTGAGTGGGAGCACGCCCTGCAAGACTCAAACGAAGATATCCCTATCGACTAA